One genomic segment of Salinigranum rubrum includes these proteins:
- a CDS encoding NAD-dependent epimerase/dehydratase family protein — MDAALVIGGTRFIGRHLVDHLLDHDYHVTLFNRGTHENPFASHDRVDHVQGDRGVKTDLQAAAMTVDYDAVFDVVAYRPGEVETAVDVFADAEAYVYVSSGAAYGDEVLPKREGETGLKPCTPEQATDDSPDTYGARKAAGDRAVFEASKDGVRAMSVRPCVVYGPHDYTERTDYWLARVHEYDRVLVPGDGTNVWHRAYAPDVAEALRLVAERGSAGEAYNVGDRRLTTLREYVGLAADAMGTDIEVVTAGERELAAGGLSPTDFPLYRSYPHVMSTAKLADLGWTSTSLSSAMLATAADHRESERDGSDVGPDRSDEERVLGVLDTL; from the coding sequence ATGGACGCCGCACTCGTCATCGGCGGGACTCGATTCATCGGTCGCCACCTCGTCGACCACCTCCTCGACCACGACTACCACGTCACGCTGTTCAACCGCGGCACGCACGAGAACCCCTTCGCCTCCCACGACCGGGTCGACCACGTCCAGGGCGACCGGGGCGTGAAGACCGACCTCCAGGCGGCGGCGATGACCGTCGACTACGACGCGGTGTTCGACGTCGTCGCGTATCGTCCGGGTGAGGTCGAAACGGCGGTCGACGTCTTCGCCGACGCCGAGGCCTACGTCTACGTCTCCAGCGGGGCGGCCTACGGCGATGAAGTACTCCCGAAACGCGAGGGCGAGACGGGGCTGAAGCCGTGTACGCCCGAACAGGCGACGGACGACTCCCCCGACACGTACGGGGCCCGGAAGGCCGCGGGCGACCGGGCGGTGTTCGAGGCTTCGAAGGACGGAGTCCGCGCCATGTCGGTCCGGCCGTGTGTCGTCTACGGCCCCCACGACTACACGGAGCGGACGGATTACTGGCTCGCCCGCGTCCACGAGTACGACCGCGTGCTCGTCCCCGGCGACGGGACGAACGTCTGGCATCGGGCGTACGCACCCGACGTCGCCGAGGCGCTGCGACTCGTCGCCGAACGCGGGAGCGCGGGCGAGGCGTACAACGTCGGCGACCGCCGACTCACCACCCTGCGGGAGTACGTCGGCCTCGCGGCGGACGCGATGGGGACCGATATCGAAGTCGTGACCGCCGGCGAGCGGGAACTCGCCGCCGGCGGACTCTCCCCGACGGACTTCCCGCTGTATCGGTCGTATCCTCACGTGATGTCGACGGCGAAACTCGCCGACCTGGGCTGGACGTCGACGTCGCTCTCGTCGGCGATGCTCGCGACGGCGGCCGACCACCGCGAGTCCGAGCGCGACGGGAGCGACGTCGGTCCCGACCGCTCGGACGAGGAGCGCGTTCTCGGCGTGCTCGACACGCTCTGA
- a CDS encoding HD domain-containing protein, with protein sequence MGVEIQESPVSESAFEEMKTFVFDYLDASVENEDDGGRMRWYPWHSAEYRYNHILNVVDLAAHIAEREGADVDVVTIAALFHDIAKLEADQEVHAEEGARVAREYLTSHGDFAQSLIEQVCQVISEHSYQGPLSDVSLETRCLIEADIIDKVGANGTALMLLRMGYEARTHMDAAEMVQRVLERGKDASRRVESDTAGSLVHQRLTRVKWFQEWLEEEVPNMDHDGFGE encoded by the coding sequence GTGGGCGTTGAAATCCAGGAGTCGCCCGTCTCCGAGAGCGCGTTCGAGGAGATGAAGACGTTCGTGTTCGACTACCTCGACGCGAGTGTCGAGAACGAGGACGACGGCGGACGGATGCGGTGGTACCCCTGGCACAGTGCGGAGTACCGCTACAACCACATCCTCAACGTGGTCGACCTCGCCGCGCACATCGCCGAACGCGAGGGAGCGGACGTCGACGTCGTCACCATCGCCGCGCTCTTTCACGACATCGCCAAACTCGAAGCCGACCAGGAGGTCCACGCGGAGGAGGGTGCACGCGTCGCCCGCGAGTACCTCACGTCACACGGCGACTTCGCTCAGTCGCTCATCGAGCAGGTGTGTCAGGTCATCTCCGAACACTCGTATCAGGGACCACTCTCGGACGTCTCTCTCGAGACGCGCTGTCTCATCGAGGCGGACATCATCGACAAGGTCGGCGCCAACGGGACGGCGCTGATGCTCCTGCGGATGGGCTACGAGGCGCGGACCCACATGGACGCCGCGGAGATGGTCCAGCGCGTCCTCGAACGCGGGAAGGACGCGTCACGGCGGGTCGAATCGGACACCGCCGGGAGCCTCGTCCACCAGCGGCTCACGCGCGTGAAGTGGTTCCAGGAGTGGCTCGAAGAGGAGGTCCCGAACATGGACCATGACGGGTTCGGCGAGTAG
- a CDS encoding alanyl-tRNA editing protein — MTTERYLTETDRRTFEATVERVLDDRVVLDSTCFYPTGGGQPHDTGVLRADGETWRVTRVEKRDTVYHTLDTVDADPPAVGTTVVGELDWDRRYAHMRYHTAQHLLSAVLLERFDAETTGNQLYDDHAHLDCSYPRFSATDLADIEDRLNDIVTAEYPVEWYVLDREEADTRLDPERTRLHLLPDSITEIRIVEVSEPDGTVYDRTACAGTHVASTGELGTVEIVGRETKGANEERVEFVLS, encoded by the coding sequence GTGACCACCGAACGCTACCTCACCGAGACCGACCGCCGGACGTTCGAGGCGACCGTCGAGCGCGTCCTCGACGACCGCGTCGTCCTCGACTCGACCTGTTTCTATCCCACCGGTGGCGGCCAGCCACACGACACCGGCGTGCTTCGAGCCGACGGCGAAACGTGGCGCGTCACTCGCGTCGAGAAACGCGACACCGTCTACCACACGCTCGACACCGTCGACGCCGACCCGCCGGCCGTCGGCACGACCGTCGTGGGTGAACTCGACTGGGACCGTCGGTACGCCCACATGCGGTATCACACGGCCCAACACCTCCTCTCTGCAGTACTGCTCGAACGGTTCGACGCGGAGACGACCGGGAATCAACTGTACGACGACCACGCTCACCTCGACTGTTCGTATCCGCGGTTCTCGGCGACCGACCTCGCGGATATCGAGGACCGACTGAACGACATCGTCACCGCCGAGTACCCCGTCGAGTGGTACGTCCTCGACCGCGAGGAGGCCGACACGCGGCTCGACCCCGAGCGGACGCGGCTCCACCTGCTCCCCGACTCCATCACCGAAATCCGGATCGTCGAGGTCTCCGAACCCGACGGCACGGTGTACGACCGAACCGCGTGTGCGGGGACCCACGTGGCGTCGACGGGCGAACTCGGTACGGTCGAAATCGTCGGGCGCGAGACGAAGGGAGCGAACGAGGAGCGCGTCGAGTTCGTCCTCTCGTGA
- a CDS encoding non-histone chromosomal MC1 family protein, with the protein MVREDGKRNFVLREDDGTEDSVFSGRTPRQAALKAARRLPPAASEGDVDDKAVLRLRERGTDKVHIYHGWAWKEEAPDDAPDWMPEVITKANVSKQGIEHLDE; encoded by the coding sequence ATGGTCCGTGAAGACGGCAAGCGGAACTTCGTGCTCCGCGAAGACGACGGCACCGAAGACAGCGTGTTCAGCGGCCGAACGCCCCGACAGGCGGCACTGAAAGCGGCTCGCCGACTCCCGCCCGCGGCGAGCGAGGGCGACGTCGACGACAAAGCGGTCCTTCGACTCCGTGAGCGGGGAACCGACAAGGTCCACATCTACCACGGCTGGGCCTGGAAGGAGGAGGCACCCGACGACGCACCCGACTGGATGCCCGAGGTCATCACCAAGGCGAACGTCTCCAAACAGGGCATCGAACACCTCGACGAGTGA
- a CDS encoding DHH family phosphoesterase, with protein MPSGPALAEFLAGHDSMAVVCHNNPDPDSLASAMALELIARDVEIDDVDVLYSGTISHQQNRAFVNLLDLDLTRFSVENVDGADLVAFVDHSLPGANNEVPEGTAVDIVIDHHSTEGVDAAYVDHRADIGATATIMTEYLSDLDLLSSESLATALMFAIRRETLTFLRGATNAEFAAAERLHAHLDTDLLRNLAHPAISESTVDAISDAIDNRTVRGSTLLSHTGWTTERDAIPQAADYLSEVEGVETCIVFGLIDDAVELSARSTDSRVHIGQVLDAAFSDVGSAGGHRQMAGGQIPLGLFADLAGDEDDDDLVEMVETIVSKRLTRQLNLSTRENEGKE; from the coding sequence ATGCCCAGTGGACCTGCTCTCGCCGAGTTCCTCGCGGGTCACGACTCCATGGCGGTCGTCTGCCACAACAACCCGGACCCCGACAGCCTCGCCAGCGCTATGGCGCTGGAACTCATCGCCCGCGACGTCGAGATCGACGACGTCGACGTGCTGTACAGCGGCACCATCTCACACCAGCAGAACCGCGCGTTCGTGAACCTGCTCGACCTCGACCTGACGCGCTTTTCGGTCGAGAACGTCGACGGGGCGGACCTCGTCGCGTTCGTCGACCACTCCCTGCCGGGGGCGAACAACGAGGTGCCCGAGGGGACGGCCGTCGACATCGTCATCGACCACCACTCGACCGAGGGTGTCGACGCCGCCTACGTCGACCACCGCGCCGACATCGGTGCGACGGCGACCATCATGACCGAGTACCTCTCCGACCTCGACCTCCTGAGTTCGGAGTCGCTCGCGACGGCGCTCATGTTCGCCATCCGACGCGAGACGCTGACCTTTCTCCGCGGGGCGACCAACGCCGAGTTCGCGGCCGCCGAACGGCTCCACGCGCACCTCGACACCGACCTGCTCCGCAACCTCGCACACCCCGCCATCAGCGAGTCGACCGTCGACGCCATCAGCGACGCCATCGACAACCGGACGGTCCGCGGGTCGACGCTCCTCAGCCACACGGGGTGGACGACCGAGCGCGACGCCATCCCGCAGGCCGCGGACTACCTCTCGGAGGTCGAGGGCGTCGAGACGTGCATCGTCTTCGGGCTCATCGACGACGCGGTCGAACTCAGCGCCCGCTCGACCGACTCGCGGGTTCACATCGGCCAGGTCCTCGACGCGGCCTTCTCCGACGTGGGCAGCGCCGGCGGTCACCGCCAGATGGCCGGCGGACAGATCCCGCTCGGACTCTTCGCCGACCTCGCCGGCGACGAGGACGACGACGACCTCGTGGAGATGGTCGAGACCATCGTCTCGAAGCGGTTGACGCGACAGTTGAACCTCTCGACGCGGGAGAACGAGGGGAAGGAGTGA
- a CDS encoding type II CAAX endopeptidase family protein: MRIDERIDTTAGSVGSWWVYLSVAVGATWVFWLAAIALGVRFDSALGLVLLLVGLAAPGVSGVVFVYLVYDERGQADFWNRVTEPRRVGLRWLVVILLVPLGIGVLAGIADLLLGGSGPSWGEGVTQFALNPLALLPALFFATLPPILEELGWRGYALDRLQLKWSALSASLILGVVWALWHLPLFFIGGTYQHDAVGFATTGFWLFMIGIVALSVAITWVYNNTQRSVLGIVVLHGWVNFTAELIVVPDPLYYALWWVLVVVIVALWGAKTMTAASEVPHPPLPSEP; encoded by the coding sequence GTGCGAATCGATGAACGAATCGACACGACCGCGGGCAGCGTCGGTAGTTGGTGGGTGTACCTCTCCGTCGCGGTGGGCGCGACCTGGGTCTTCTGGCTGGCGGCGATCGCACTCGGTGTGCGGTTCGACAGCGCGCTGGGGCTCGTGTTGCTCCTCGTCGGCCTCGCCGCCCCCGGCGTGTCCGGTGTCGTATTCGTCTATCTCGTCTACGACGAACGGGGGCAGGCGGATTTCTGGAACCGCGTCACGGAGCCTCGGCGCGTCGGTCTCCGCTGGCTCGTCGTGATTCTGCTAGTACCCCTGGGCATCGGCGTTCTCGCCGGTATCGCTGATCTCCTCCTCGGTGGATCCGGGCCGTCGTGGGGGGAGGGCGTCACCCAGTTCGCACTGAACCCCCTCGCTCTCCTGCCGGCGTTGTTCTTCGCGACCCTCCCCCCGATCCTCGAAGAGCTAGGGTGGCGGGGATACGCGCTGGACCGACTGCAACTGAAGTGGTCGGCGTTGAGCGCGAGCCTGATCCTGGGTGTCGTCTGGGCGCTCTGGCACCTCCCGCTGTTCTTCATCGGGGGGACGTACCAGCACGACGCGGTCGGATTCGCGACGACAGGGTTCTGGCTGTTCATGATCGGCATCGTCGCGCTCTCGGTCGCGATCACGTGGGTCTACAACAACACGCAGCGCAGCGTTCTCGGCATCGTCGTCCTGCACGGCTGGGTGAACTTCACCGCCGAACTCATCGTGGTGCCGGACCCTCTCTACTACGCCCTCTGGTGGGTACTCGTCGTGGTGATCGTCGCGCTCTGGGGTGCGAAGACGATGACGGCGGCTTCCGAGGTGCCTCACCCTCCGCTCCCGTCCGAACCGTAG
- a CDS encoding metal-dependent transcriptional regulator, whose protein sequence is MNTADQYVKAIYLLQEMEDGPASTGALADMLNVSPASANEMIGKLEGRGLAEHEKYKGVRLTDEGIINAREALKTYCIIERFLANVLDVEEFRAEARELEPVIDETVAERLDTIIERNAECPDCFDPETDACEFLELPSENLAD, encoded by the coding sequence ATGAACACTGCAGACCAGTACGTCAAGGCGATTTACCTGCTCCAGGAGATGGAGGACGGCCCCGCATCGACCGGCGCGCTCGCCGACATGCTCAACGTGAGCCCCGCGAGCGCCAACGAGATGATCGGCAAACTCGAAGGACGCGGCCTCGCCGAACACGAGAAGTACAAGGGCGTCCGCCTCACCGACGAGGGCATCATCAACGCCCGTGAGGCGCTGAAGACGTACTGCATCATCGAGCGCTTTCTCGCCAACGTCCTCGACGTCGAGGAGTTCCGCGCCGAGGCGCGCGAACTCGAACCCGTCATCGACGAGACGGTGGCCGAGCGCCTCGACACCATCATCGAGCGGAACGCCGAATGTCCGGACTGTTTCGACCCCGAGACCGACGCCTGCGAGTTCCTCGAACTCCCCTCGGAGAACCTCGCGGACTGA
- a CDS encoding rubrerythrin: MSVGNRVTSDHQLARLLQIGIVLEEVVESRAQHHTETLESPDEEVESLLAEAAEESAVHRERLESIVNELDVETIPFEEINALVEAQYGQTKPEDFDGVLYDQLCNEETAYKFYDDLIGAIRASDVPFSIDRDRLLDTLVAIREEEAEGVEAVTKIMERRE; the protein is encoded by the coding sequence GTGAGTGTCGGGAACCGCGTGACCTCGGACCACCAACTGGCGCGACTGCTCCAGATCGGCATCGTGCTGGAGGAAGTCGTCGAGTCCCGGGCACAACACCACACGGAGACGCTCGAATCGCCCGACGAGGAGGTGGAGTCGCTCTTGGCCGAGGCCGCCGAGGAGTCGGCGGTCCACCGCGAGCGACTCGAATCCATCGTCAACGAACTGGACGTCGAGACCATCCCGTTCGAGGAGATCAACGCGCTCGTCGAGGCCCAGTACGGCCAGACGAAACCCGAGGACTTCGACGGCGTGCTGTACGACCAGCTCTGTAACGAGGAGACGGCGTACAAGTTTTACGACGACCTCATCGGCGCCATCCGCGCCAGCGACGTCCCGTTCAGCATCGACCGCGACCGACTGCTCGACACGCTCGTCGCCATCCGCGAGGAGGAAGCGGAGGGCGTCGAAGCGGTGACGAAGATCATGGAGCGGCGCGAATGA
- a CDS encoding lamin tail domain-containing protein, whose amino-acid sequence MRRRSPRVSVLVVVGLLVVAGCTAGPGSPTDPLDSTATGVGASETTGTDRAATAASVDGTLEVHFINVGQGDSTLIVGPTGETVLVDTGDFRDDGAYVVDYLQSRGIDRIDALVSTHADADHIGGHAAVIEHFETEGEGVGAVYDPGVAASTATYDRYLDAVERHDVPLYRTLAGDRIPLDGARVTVLGPPQTPLADGERNENSIVLRVEFGRTSVLLPGDAGPVEEPYLVDNHEEALDVTLLKAGHHGSSSSTSAALLNAATPKAVVVSSAYDSRYGHPHEEVLGRLASRSIPTYWTATHGTVVATSDGTAVEVATQAAATTRPRDLRADAPVAPDTDGPVVVRAAYRGEGVEGTTVPTGARIDVSEIHADAAGDDAENLADEYVVVTNRGSEPVDLSGWVLTDESGARYTFPSNTVLAPGDSLTVRTGDGTDTATDRYWDAGRPVWNNDGDTVTLLRPDGGVVTEVSY is encoded by the coding sequence ATGCGACGCCGTTCTCCCCGCGTCTCGGTTCTCGTCGTCGTCGGCCTCCTCGTCGTAGCGGGCTGTACCGCCGGGCCGGGTTCGCCGACGGATCCGCTCGACTCGACGGCGACCGGGGTCGGCGCGAGTGAGACGACCGGGACCGACCGCGCAGCGACCGCCGCGAGCGTCGACGGAACGCTGGAGGTACACTTCATCAACGTCGGCCAGGGTGACAGCACACTCATCGTCGGACCGACGGGCGAGACGGTCCTGGTCGACACGGGCGACTTCCGCGACGACGGCGCGTACGTCGTCGACTACCTCCAGTCGCGGGGCATCGACCGCATCGACGCGCTCGTCTCGACGCACGCCGACGCCGACCACATCGGCGGGCACGCCGCGGTCATCGAGCACTTCGAGACCGAAGGCGAGGGCGTCGGCGCGGTGTACGACCCCGGCGTGGCGGCGTCGACCGCGACGTACGACCGCTACCTCGACGCCGTCGAACGGCACGACGTTCCCCTGTACCGAACGCTCGCGGGTGACCGCATCCCGCTCGACGGCGCACGGGTGACGGTGCTCGGTCCGCCACAGACGCCTCTCGCCGACGGCGAGCGCAACGAGAACAGCATCGTCCTCCGCGTCGAGTTCGGCCGGACGAGCGTCCTCCTCCCGGGAGACGCCGGACCCGTCGAGGAGCCGTATCTGGTCGACAACCACGAGGAGGCGCTCGACGTCACACTCTTGAAGGCGGGCCACCACGGGAGCAGTTCGAGCACGAGTGCAGCACTCTTGAACGCCGCGACGCCGAAAGCCGTCGTGGTCTCCTCGGCGTACGACTCGCGGTACGGCCACCCCCACGAGGAGGTGTTGGGGCGACTCGCCTCCCGCTCGATTCCGACGTACTGGACCGCCACGCACGGAACGGTGGTCGCCACCAGCGACGGGACGGCCGTCGAGGTGGCGACGCAGGCGGCCGCGACCACCCGGCCACGCGACCTGCGCGCGGACGCGCCCGTCGCTCCCGACACGGACGGTCCGGTCGTCGTTCGCGCCGCCTACCGCGGCGAGGGAGTCGAAGGGACGACCGTCCCGACCGGTGCGCGGATCGATGTCTCCGAAATCCACGCCGACGCCGCCGGCGACGACGCCGAGAACCTCGCCGACGAGTACGTCGTGGTGACGAACCGCGGTTCGGAGCCTGTCGACCTCTCGGGATGGGTACTCACCGACGAGAGCGGCGCGCGCTACACCTTCCCCTCGAACACCGTCCTCGCCCCCGGCGACTCCCTCACGGTCCGAACCGGCGACGGAACCGACACGGCGACCGACCGCTACTGGGACGCTGGTCGCCCCGTGTGGAACAACGACGGCGACACCGTTACCCTCCTCCGCCCCGACGGTGGGGTCGTGACAGAGGTGAGCTACTGA
- a CDS encoding DUF3006 domain-containing protein, translating to MVDPGTYTATLDRIEEAPGGEWAVFVVERDGEAVSQLDLPVDVVPADGRRVDAVFDLVVDDDRFELVFRDAETARRAEDAQVRFDRLAQRPPDTEAGDSTSRSRQQDSY from the coding sequence ATGGTCGACCCAGGCACCTACACTGCGACGCTGGACCGCATCGAAGAGGCACCCGGCGGGGAGTGGGCGGTGTTCGTCGTCGAACGCGACGGCGAGGCGGTCTCGCAACTGGACCTCCCGGTCGACGTCGTCCCCGCCGACGGCCGACGGGTCGACGCCGTCTTCGACCTCGTGGTCGACGACGACCGGTTCGAACTGGTGTTCCGCGACGCGGAGACCGCTCGACGTGCCGAGGACGCACAGGTTCGATTCGACCGTCTCGCCCAGCGTCCTCCCGACACCGAGGCCGGCGACTCCACGTCGCGGTCGCGGCAACAGGACAGTTACTGA
- a CDS encoding alpha-amylase family protein codes for MARTRHGDPEWYRDAVIYSLDVKTFNDGDGDGWGDFQGLADRLGYLETLGVDCVWLRPFFPSPLQDNGYDVADYYGVDSRVGTLGDFVDFVEAAHDRGIRVLCDMVFNHTSDQHRWFQRAREDPGSKYHDYYLWTNHLDSAHKRGNIFPEYEDGVWSYDERAGKHYFHQFYGFQPDLNVANPRVQQEIRNVLEFWLDLGVDGFRIDAAHPMMMPKGHNATTLDEGIDFFRRMRSWVEEAKSDAILIAEADEEPEHLDRYFADGEGFDLMFNFVLNAHLTYAVGVKDTWPLYRTFEVLPDVSEVGQWANFLRNHDEWNLLKLPWDAFAHAREFFGDDEGDSWIFGRGHRLRLADLYVGDHDRIACAHSLMFALPGTPVVLSGDEIGMGADLDLPERESVRTPMQWSDNENGGFSTASEEDLYHPVIDEGQYSYEEINVADQRTDPDSLLNRISRLIDARTLCTEISTGEFSIVGVDPKEVWVHRIDQGRTVLLTAHNLAAEPRTVTVDFDAPADATTTVVGPGDAEVADGRVTFELDATDYVWLRGDKRGERVPLGSL; via the coding sequence ATGGCACGCACGCGACACGGCGACCCCGAGTGGTACCGGGACGCCGTCATCTACTCGCTCGACGTGAAGACGTTCAACGACGGGGACGGCGACGGATGGGGCGACTTCCAGGGCCTCGCCGACCGACTGGGCTACCTCGAAACGCTGGGCGTCGACTGCGTCTGGCTCCGTCCGTTCTTTCCCAGTCCGCTGCAGGACAACGGCTACGACGTCGCCGACTACTACGGCGTCGATTCGCGGGTGGGGACGCTCGGTGACTTCGTCGACTTCGTCGAGGCCGCCCACGACCGCGGTATCCGCGTCCTCTGCGACATGGTGTTCAACCACACCTCCGACCAGCACCGCTGGTTCCAGCGTGCCCGTGAGGACCCCGGCTCGAAGTACCACGACTACTACCTCTGGACGAACCACCTCGACTCGGCGCACAAGCGCGGCAACATCTTCCCCGAGTACGAAGACGGCGTCTGGTCGTACGACGAGCGGGCGGGGAAACACTACTTCCACCAGTTCTACGGCTTTCAACCGGACCTGAACGTCGCCAACCCCCGGGTCCAACAGGAGATCAGAAACGTCCTCGAGTTCTGGCTCGACCTCGGCGTCGACGGCTTCCGCATCGACGCCGCCCATCCGATGATGATGCCGAAGGGTCACAACGCGACGACGCTCGACGAGGGCATCGACTTCTTCCGGCGGATGCGCTCGTGGGTCGAGGAGGCCAAATCCGACGCCATCCTCATCGCCGAAGCCGACGAGGAACCCGAACACTTGGACAGATACTTCGCCGACGGCGAGGGGTTCGACCTCATGTTCAACTTCGTCCTCAACGCCCACCTGACGTACGCCGTCGGCGTCAAGGACACCTGGCCGCTCTACCGCACCTTCGAGGTGCTCCCCGACGTCTCCGAGGTGGGCCAGTGGGCCAACTTCCTCCGGAACCACGACGAGTGGAACCTCCTCAAACTCCCGTGGGACGCCTTCGCGCACGCGCGCGAGTTCTTCGGTGACGACGAGGGCGACTCGTGGATATTCGGCCGCGGCCACCGCCTCCGCCTCGCCGACCTCTACGTTGGAGACCACGACCGCATCGCCTGCGCGCACAGCCTCATGTTCGCGCTGCCCGGCACGCCCGTCGTCCTCTCCGGGGACGAAATCGGCATGGGTGCGGACCTCGACCTCCCGGAACGCGAATCGGTGCGGACGCCGATGCAGTGGTCCGACAACGAGAACGGCGGCTTCTCGACCGCGAGCGAGGAGGACCTCTACCACCCCGTCATCGACGAGGGACAGTACAGCTACGAAGAGATCAACGTCGCCGACCAGCGGACCGACCCCGACTCGCTCCTCAACCGGATCAGTCGCCTCATCGACGCCCGGACGCTCTGCACCGAGATATCCACGGGCGAGTTCTCCATCGTCGGCGTCGACCCGAAGGAGGTGTGGGTCCACCGCATCGACCAGGGTCGAACCGTGTTGCTGACCGCACACAACCTCGCGGCCGAACCGCGAACGGTGACGGTCGACTTCGACGCGCCCGCCGACGCGACGACGACGGTCGTCGGGCCCGGCGACGCCGAGGTCGCCGACGGTCGCGTGACGTTCGAACTCGACGCGACCGACTACGTGTGGCTCCGCGGCGACAAACGCGGTGAGCGCGTCCCGCTCGGTTCGCTCTGA
- a CDS encoding Lrp/AsnC family transcriptional regulator: MGTRRLDDIDKQLLALLHDNARYAATDLARRIGVSDNTVHNRMRQLEDEGVITGYRTVCDYDQIGLTLHYLIIATTRIVDRGEVATQALEIPQVVDVTELMTGQGNLHIKAIGVSDEDITRVAQQLDELRLEIIDEHLIRTEHHKSFDYGQLETLLDE; this comes from the coding sequence ATGGGTACGCGCCGTCTCGACGACATCGATAAACAGTTGCTCGCGTTGTTGCACGACAACGCGCGATACGCGGCGACGGACCTCGCCAGACGGATCGGCGTCTCGGACAACACGGTCCACAACCGGATGCGGCAACTGGAGGACGAGGGCGTCATCACCGGCTACCGCACGGTGTGCGACTACGACCAGATCGGGCTCACGCTCCACTACCTGATCATCGCGACCACGAGGATCGTCGACCGGGGAGAGGTCGCCACCCAGGCGCTCGAAATCCCGCAGGTCGTCGACGTCACCGAACTCATGACCGGCCAGGGGAACCTCCACATCAAGGCTATCGGAGTGAGCGACGAGGACATCACGCGGGTCGCCCAGCAACTGGACGAACTCCGCCTCGAAATCATCGACGAGCACCTCATCCGGACCGAACATCACAAGTCCTTCGACTACGGGCAGCTCGAGACGTTGCTCGACGAGTGA
- a CDS encoding DUF7344 domain-containing protein, translating to MTNHTPTDAGTSLGPESLSRAFSALANTRRRQAIRYLGHHRSLSLATLADGVAERESDVPLREVDEGTVREVYLSLYHTHVPKLEDAGIVAYDQESDWITRRDTRRCELALSLVDSPPNPVGVE from the coding sequence ATGACCAACCACACTCCCACTGACGCCGGCACCTCCCTCGGACCCGAGTCGCTGTCGCGGGCGTTCTCCGCCCTCGCGAACACGCGTCGTCGTCAGGCGATCCGTTACCTCGGACACCACCGGTCGTTGAGCCTGGCGACGCTCGCCGACGGGGTCGCCGAGCGAGAGTCCGACGTTCCGCTCCGAGAGGTCGACGAAGGGACCGTCAGAGAGGTGTATCTCTCCTTGTACCACACGCACGTCCCGAAGCTCGAAGACGCAGGGATCGTCGCGTACGATCAGGAGTCCGATTGGATCACCCGTCGAGACACCCGGCGATGCGAACTCGCGCTGTCGCTCGTGGACTCGCCCCCGAACCCCGTCGGGGTCGAGTAG
- a CDS encoding response regulator, with protein MLHVDDDPDLCELVVEFLERQDDSLSVETATRPNEVLDRLADGDFDCVVSDYEMPERNGIELLTAVRAHYPNLPFILFTGKGSEEIASEAISAGVTDYLQKRGGENSTPSWRTVS; from the coding sequence GTGCTTCACGTCGACGACGACCCGGACCTCTGCGAACTGGTGGTCGAGTTCCTCGAACGGCAAGACGACTCCCTCTCGGTCGAGACGGCGACACGGCCGAACGAGGTGCTCGACCGACTCGCCGACGGCGACTTCGACTGTGTCGTCTCGGACTACGAGATGCCCGAACGGAACGGTATCGAACTCCTCACCGCCGTTCGAGCGCACTACCCGAACCTTCCGTTCATCCTGTTCACCGGAAAGGGCTCCGAGGAAATCGCGAGCGAGGCCATCTCCGCGGGCGTCACGGACTACCTCCAGAAACGAGGGGGAGAGAACAGTACGCCATCCTGGCGAACCGTATCGTGA